CGCGTCCGGTGGGTACGGGCACCTGATGCGCGTGGCGGGAGGAGGGCGAACGTGAAGCTGCGCAAGGGGAAGGTGATTCCCCGCGACGATGGGAAGCGCATCGAGGAGTTCGTGGGCGCGGCGACGACGGGCACCGACTCGGTGTCGGTGGCGCGCATGCTGGCGCCGCCGGGCTGGAGCGAGCCGGCGCAGAAGCCCGAGTTCGACGAGGTGGTCATCGTCCTCAAGGGCGAGCTGACGCTCGTGGTGGACGGCCGGCGCCAGCTCATCGAGCAAGGGGAGATGGGCCTGGTGCCCCGGGGCCGCCGGGTGGTGTACCGCAACGATGGGCAGGGCGCGTGCGACTACTATTCGGTGTGCGCACCGGCCTTCCGGGTGGAGCTGGCGAACATCGAGCAGGCCGAGGAGGAGCCCCAGGAGAACCGGGTGACGGTGCAGGTGGCGCATCCCCAGGGCAAGCGCTTCTCCAAGCAGGTGACGGAGCTGGCCGAGACGTTCCTGGAGAAGCTGGAGCTGTCCGGGTGCGAGCTGTCCATCTCGCTGGTGGGCGACCATGCCATCCGCCGGCTCAACCGCACCTGGCGCAAGAAGGACAAGGCGACGGACGTGCTGAGCTTCCCCGCGGGCGAGGCCCCCAAGGGCACGCCCGGGCCGAGGCAGCTCGGCGACGTGGTCATCTCCCTGGACACGGCGAAGCTCCAGGCCCGGGAGTACGAGCGCACCCTCGAGCAGGAGGTGGCGCGCTACCTGGCGCACGGCCTCTTGCACCTGTTGGGGCACGACCACGAGCGGCCCAAGGACGCGCAGAAGATGGCGCGCGCCGAGGAGCGCCTGCTGGGCGCCAGCGGCATGGTGGGGGACGCGGTGGCCCCCCGGGCTCGCAAGCTCATGACGTGAGACGGACGGGTTGAGTCGGGCGGCGCGCGTGATAGGTAGGTGCGAATGTCCCGCCTCGCCTCATCGATGCTCTGTCTGCTCGGCCTGTTGCTGACCGCCCTTCCGGCGTCCGCGCAGGAGCTGCCTCCCTGGGGAACCGGGGAGAGCCGGGGGGAGGACTTGTCCGTCTATCTGGTCACCTTCGGGCCCGGCGACGACGTGCCGTCCTGGTTCGGCCACGGCTCGCTGGTGGTGGAGGACCAGAAGCTGCGCCAGTCGCGCCTCTACAACTACGGCATGTTCTCCTTCGACGAGCGCATGCTCCTGCGCTACGCGATGGGGCGGCTCGAGTTCTGGGTGGACGACGCGAACCCCGCGGCCGTGTTCCGCTTCTACCGCTCGATCAACCGGGACGTGCGGTTGCAGGAGTTGAACCTGGCGCCCGCGCAGAAGGTGGAGCTGGGACGGCTGCTGGCGGAGAACGTGCTGCCGCAGAACCGCAACTACCTCTACCACCACTACAACGACAACTGCGTGACGCGGCTGCGCGATGCGCTCGACAAGGTGCTGGGAGGTCAGCTGCACGCCGCGGCGAGCGGCCCCGGGCGGATGACGCTGCGCGATCACACGCGCCGCTACACGGCTGTGGGCCCGCCCATGAGCCTGCTGCTCGACTTCCTGATGAACGACGAGATCGACAAGCCCACCACGCGCTGGCAGGAGGCGTTCCTGCCCGACGAGCTGGAGCGGCAGGTGGCGGAGTTGCAGGTGCTGGGAGAGGACGGCCAGCGTCACCCCCTGGTGGCCCGGTCCTTCACCCTCTACGCGGCGCAGGGCCGTCCGGCCACGCCCGCGCAGCCGCCGAACTATGCCCCCGTCCTGCTGCTGCTGGGGCTCGTGCTGGGTGGCCTCGCGGTGGGGCTGGCCCTGTGGGAACGGCGCACGGGTGGGCGGGCGCCCCGCGTCCTGCTCGGCCTGCAGAACGTCCTGGTGGGCCTGGTGGTGGGGATTCCGGGACTCGCGCTGTTCATCATGTGGCTGGGCACGGACCACACGGTGACGTACCGCAACGAGAACCTGTTCCTGGCCAACCCGCTCACCGTGCTGGCGCTGCCCCTGGGCTTCCAGTGGATGCGCGGCTCGCCGCGGGCGCGCGAGAGGATGTGGCGGTTGTGGGTGGTGCTCGCGGCCCTGGGCGTGCTGGGGCTGGTGCTCAAGGCGCTGCCCCTGTTCGATCAAGACAACTGGCGCCTCATCGCGCTGCTCCTGCCCGTGTCGGTGGGCATGGCGGGTGCGATGACGCTGGGGCGCTCCGTGGTGGCGGTGCGACAGGCGTCCCCACCCCTGGCGCCCACCCTGAAGGCTTCTGGCAACTGACTGGTAGGAGGACACAACATGGCGAACGACTCGATGGAGAAAATCGGCGGGCTTCGCGAGCGTCTGATGGCGCTCAGGGGGCATCTTTGACCTCGATCGCAAGAGGTCTCGCATCGCGCTGATCGAGCGCGAATCCACGCTGCCCACGTTCTGGGACGACAACACCAAGGCCCAGGCGATGCTCAAGGAGAAGTCCACGCTGGAGGCGAGCGTGGGCTCCTTCGAGAAGGCGCTCCGGGGCCTGGACGACGCGCAGACGCTGCTGGAGCTGGCGGCGGAGATGAACGACCCGGCCAGCGCGCAGGAGGCCGAGGACTCGCTCGGCGCCGTCGAGGCGGACATCGCCAAGCTGGAGCTGGCGCGGATGCTCTCCGGCGAGCAGGACCGGTCGTACTGCTTCATGGACATCAACGCGGGCGCGGGTGGCACGGACTCCATGGACTGGGCCGCCATGCTCATGCGCATGTACACGCGCTACTGCGAGCAGCGCGGCTGGAAGGTGGAGATCAACGACTCGCAGGAGGGCGAGGAAGCCGGCTTCAAGAACGTCTCGCTGCGCATCGAGGGCGAGTACGCCTACGGCTACCTCAAGGCGGAGGTGGGGGTGCACCGGCTGGTGCGCATCAGCCCCTTCGACGCCAACGCGCGCCGGCAGACGGCGTTCGCCTCGGTGGACGTGTACCCGGAGGTGGATGACTCCATCCAGATCGACATCCCGGAGAAGGACATCGAGCTGAAGTTCATCCGGGGGGGCGGCGCGGGCGGTCAGAAGGTCAACAAGACCTCGTCCACGGCGCAGCTGCGCCACCTGCCCACCGGCATCATCATCACCTGCCAGACGGAGCGCTCGCAGTCGGCCAACAAGGACATGGCGTTCAAGATCCTCCGGGGCCGCCTCTACGAGCTGGAGATGAAGAAGCGCGAGGCGGAGCGGGACGCCGCCGAGGCGCAGAAGAAGGACATCTCCTTCGGCTCGCAGATCCGCTCGTACGTGCTGGCGCCCTATCGCATGGTGAAGGACCTGCGCACGGGCGTGGAAACGGGCAACGTGGACGCGGTGTTGGACGGAGAGCTGGAGTCGTTCGTCACCGCCCAGTTGATGGGGGTGAAGAACCCCAACCGCGCGGCCTCCGAGTAGCCCCTCGCCACCGGGCGGGGAACCTTTCCGCGGCCTCGTTGTCCAAGGCCGCGGGAAGCCAGGGGAGTGGGGTGGAGCCGTGCGCGGGACAGGCCGCGGGGAGGTCACTGGTGTCTGCGAGCGAAGTGCTCGGGAGTCAGGACGTGGAGACGCCGGAGCGCCTGTTGCTGGCGCGGCTGCGGCGTGGCGAGCCGGAGGCCTTCGAGGCCCTGGTGCGCGAGAACCAGGACCGGCTCTACGACTTCTGCGTGCGGATGCTCGCGGACCCGGAAGAGGCGTATGACGTGGTGCAGGAGGTCTTCGTGAGCGCCCACCAGCACCTGGCGCGCTTCCGGGAGGACTCCAAGCTGTCCACGTGGTTGTTCCGTATCGGAAAGAACCACTGTCTCAACCGGCTGAAGTACCTCAAGCGCCGGGGCCGGGGCCGCTCGGACGAGTACGGCGAGCAGAGCGAGGGCGCGCTGGCACGGGCGCTGGGCTCGCCCCCGGGGCCCGACGAGGCCCTGGAGGCCGCGCGCGAGCAGGCCCGGGTGCAGTGGGCCATCTCCCAGCTCGAGCCGGACGCGCGCATGCTGGTGGCGCTCCGGGACATCGAGGGCCTGTCGTACGAGGAAATCGTCGACATTACCGAGCTAGCGTTGGGAACCGTGAAAAGCCGGCTCCACCGGGCCCGGGAGAAGTTGGCGGATGTACTGGGGCGGCTTGAGGAATGAACGGTTTTCAGCGGAGACTTCGGGATATGCCAGCGCAGCTCAGCCATCGTGAAACCCGGGCCCTGTTCATCGCCTTCGCCGATGAGGAGCTTCCCGCCGACACGGCGCGTGAAGTGCGCTCCCACCTGGACACCTGTGGCGAGTGCCAGCAGGGGTGGCAGGCCTATTCGAGCACCGTGCTCCGGGTGCGTCAGGTGCCGCGGCACAAGGCGCCGCCGGCGCTGGCCTCGCAGGTGCTGGCGCGGGTGAAGCGCCAGCGCCGCTCTGGCCTGCGCGGGTTGCAACTGGCGCACGCGCACTACCGGCTGCCGGTGGAGGTGCTCATCCCCGTGCTGCTCGCGGCCGCGGTGGCGGCCTACCTGCTCGTGTCTTCTTCCTGAAAGAAGGGGCGGCTGCGTCCATTGATTGCGTCCCGGGGTGCGCTTGGCTAGCGTGCCGCGCCCTCACGGGATGCCCATGTCCGACACGCCAGAGAACAAGACCGCCGAAGTAGACCTTGGGTCCAAGGAGCAGGAAATCTACGCGCAGCGCCTCGACAAGGCGCGCAAGTGGAAGGACTCCGGCTTCAACCCCTACGGCAATGGGTACCGGCCCCAGCACCTGGCCGCCGACATCCTCGCCCGTCACGACAAGCAGTCCACCGAGGAGCTCGAGCAGGCCGGGCCGGTCGCCTACGACGTGGCGGGCCGCATCGTGGCCGTGCGCAGCTTCGGCAAGGCCGCCTTCGTGAAGCTGCGGGACCGCTCCGGGGAGATCCAGGCCCACCTGAAGAAGGACGCGCTCGGGGACGCCTACGAGCTGTTCAAGCTGTGCGACCTGGGCGACTTCGTGGCGGTGCAGGGCACGCTCTTCCGCTCGAAGACGGGCGAGCTGACCCTGTCGGCGACGAAGTTCCTGCCGCTCACCAAGTCCCTGCGCCCCCTGCCCGAGAAGTGGCATGGCCTGTCGGACGTGGAGACGCGCTACCGCCAGCGCTACCTGGACCTCGTGTCCAACCCCGAGGTCAAGCAGACCTTCCTCAAGCGCAACAAGCTCATCCGCTACATCCGCGAGTTCCTCGACGGGCGCGACTTCATCGAGGTGGAGACGCCGATGATGCACCCGCTGGTGTCCGGCGCGGCGGCGCGTCCGTTCACCACGCACCACAACGCGCTCGACATCGACCTGTACATGCGCATCGCGCCGGAGCTCTACCTCAAGCGTCTGGTGGTGGGCGGCATCGAGCGCGTGTACGAAATCAACCGCAACTTCCGCAACGAGGGCATCAGCACCCGGCACAACCCCGAGTTCACGATGCTGGAGTTCTACCAGGCCTACGCCACGTTCGAGGACCTGATGGACCTCACCGAGGAGATGCTCTCGGGGGCGGCCAAGGCGGTGACGGGGGACACGAAGGTCACCTACCAGGGCCACGTGCTGGACTTCGGCAAGGGCTGGAAGCGCATCCCCATGACGGAGGCGATCCGCGAGGCGGTGCCCTCCTTGAGCGACAAGGACATGGCGGATCCGGACCGGCTGCGGCACGAGCTGCTGTCCAAGGCCCAGGGCGAGGCGGATCGCCGCGCCATCCAGACCATGCACCACGGGGAGCTGGTGGGCGCGCTCTTCGAGCACCACGTGGAGACCACCCTGGTGCACCCCACCTTCATCACCCAGTACCCCACGGCGGTCAGCCCCCTGGCACGCCGCAATGATCAGAACCCGGACTTCACCGATCGCTTCGAGCTGTTCGTCGCGGGCCGGGAGATCGGCAACGCCTTCTCCGAGCTCAACGATCCCATCGACCAGAAGGAACGCTTCCTCTCCCAACTGGAGGCCAAGCAGCGCGGTCAGCAGGAGACGATGGACTACGACGAGGACTACATCCGCGCACTCGAGCACGGCATGCCGCCCACGGCGGGCGAGGGCATCGGGATTGATCGCGTCGCCATGTTGTTCACCGACGCGCCGTCGATCCGCGACGTCATTCTCTTCCCCCTCCTCAAGCCGCTTGCGAAGTAGGCAGGAATCCCCGTGAACGCCGAACGGCAGACCGTCTACCGCTGGAGCCTCATCTGGAGTGGCGTCCTCGTGGCGCTCGTGGGCGTCGTGCTGCTCGGCGTGGCCATTGGCCGCGTGGATGCGTGGGCGCGGGTCGCCTCGGTGCTGGGACTGTCCGCCCTGGGCTGGGGTGGGCTCGTGCAGACGATCAACGCGGTCGGCCTGGTGGCGGTGCAGTCCGCCGTGCCGTCCTCGGTGGGCCTCGTGGGCACCGAGTACCTCGTCATCGGGTCCGCCGCGTGGATCGTGGGCTGGGTCCTCATCGCCAGTGGCATCCGCCGGGCTCCGGAGTCCACCGAGGGGCCCAGTCCGGCCGCGGGCGCGGTGCTCTATCCCCGGCTCGCGCAGTACCGGGACTTCTACTGGAGCACGCTGGGCGCCTACGGCGGCGGCATGCTGCTGGCGGAGCTGGTGCTCATCCTCTTGCAGACGTTCCTGTCGAGCGGAGGAGGCGCGAGCGGAGGAGGGCAGGGGGGTCTGGCGCCGCCGATCGCCTTCGCGGTGTCGCTCATCGTCGCCTCGCTCGTCGCCTTCGCGTGCGGCTTCGTGGGGGCCGCGCGGGCGCGGCGGCTGGCCATGCCCGAGGCCACCATCGGGGTCATCTACCTCGGCCTGCCCGTGCCCATCGGCCTGACGCTGATGGAGCAGTTGCCGGACCTCCAGGTGACCCTGGGCTACCGGCTGCGCGAAGTGACGTACGTGGCGGACATGCTCGGCCGCCCGGTGGTGGGCTACTGGCTGGTGTTCTCGCTGCTGGTGCTCATGCTGGTGCTGGGCATCAACACGGGCTTCATCGCCGCGGGCAGTGGGCGCATGGACCTGCGGCTGGGCTTCGAGCTGTTCGTCGCCCGGCGCCACGTGGGGGTCTTCCGCCCCACGCTCGTGTTCGGCACGCTGGCGGTGCTCCTGTTCGGCATCGTTCCGCCGCTCATCATCTACGGCATCATCCGCGCCGTGGAGGCGGCCGTGGAGCGCACGCGCATCCGCGAACTGGGCCTGAAGGATCCGCTCGCCGCCGCCTCCGCGCTCAACCGCCTGAAGCTGCGCGAGCAGTCGCCCACCATGATGATGACGGCGCTCTCGGTGGGCGGCGTGGGCGTGGGCGTGATGGCGCTCATCATCGTCCTGTCGGTGATGAGCGGCTTCGAGGAGGACCTGCAGAACAAGATCCTCGGGGCGCACTCACACGTGGTGGTGTCGAAGTACGCGGGCCACCTGTCCGAGTACAAGCGGCTGATGGAGCAGATCGCCAAGGTGCCCGGCGTGGCGGGCCAGACGCCCTCCATCGACAACCCGGTGATGGTGCTCGCCGAGGACGAGGTGCAGGGCATCGTCCTCAAGGGGATTGATCCGGAGACGGTGGGCTCGGTGCTGGATCTGCGCCGGAACATGCTGCCCGGGGGCGAGCTGGACAACCTGGAGACCCCCGAGAAGATCGTCCCCCGGCGCTCGCTGGGCCTGGGCTCGAAGCCCTCCGCCCAGGACGAGGAGGACGAGGAGATCGATCCCATCATCGGGAAGACGACCCGGAGCAGCGAGCAGAAGGTGCTGCCGGGCATCATCCTCGGCCGGGAGCTGGCCACCATCCTGCGCGTGGTGGTGGGAGACCGGGTGAACGTCATCTCGCCCCAGGGCGCGGAGCTGGGCCCCGCGGGACTCATCCCCAAGAGCCGCGCCTTCCGCGTGGCGGGCATCTTCTACTCGGGCATGTACGAGTACGACGCCAAGTTCGCCTACATCCTCCTGGCCGAGGCCCAGAAGCTCTTCAACACCACGGGGCCCACGGGCATCGAGCTGAAGGTGATGGACGTGGACGACGCGCGGCGCATCGCCACGCAGGTGTCGCGCGAGCTGGGCGGCTACCCCTACCGCGCCCGGGACTGGGGGGAGATCCACCGCAACATCTTCTCCGCGCTCCGGTTGGAGAAGCTGGTGATGGGCATCATCCTGTCCATCATCATCATCGTGGCCGCGGGCCTCATCGTGGCCACGGTCATCATGCTCGTGCTGGAGAAGCGCAAGGAGATCTCCGTGCTCAAGGCCCTGGGCGTCTCCGACGGCGGCATCGTGAAGATCTTCCTCGCCGAGGGTCTCCAGATTGGCGTGGCCGGAGGCCTGCTGGGGCTCTTCTCGGGGCTCGCGTGGTGCTACTTCATCCTGAAGGTGGGCATCAAACTGGACCCGTCCGTCTATTACATCCCCAACCTGCCGGTGAAGATCGAGCCGGTGCAGACGGCGCTCGCGGTGGTCATCGCGGTGCTGGTCACCTACCTGGCGTCCATCTATCCCGCGCTCAAGGCGAGCAGCGTGGAGCCGGTGGAAGGCCTCAAGGCGGAGTGAGGACGATGGCACTGCTCTCCATCCGCGACGTCTTCAAGAGCTACTTCCTGCACGGCAAGCGCATCGACGTGCTGCGCGGGGTCTCCCTGGACATCGACAAGGGGGAGATGGTGAGCCTCATCGGTGCGTCCGGGGCGGGCAAGAGCACGTTCCTGCACGTGCTGGGCACGCTGGACATGCCCGCCGCGGGCGAGCTGCTCTTCGAGGGCAGGAGCGTCTTCGCCATGAACGACGCGGAGATCGCCGACTTCCGCAACCGCACCATCGGCTTCGTCTTCCAGAGCCACTACCTGCTGCCCGAGTTCACCGCGTTGGAGAACGTGGCCATGCCGGCGCTCATCCAGCGCCGGGAGCGGGCGCCCACCTATGCCTACGCGCGGGAGTTGCTCGAGCGGGTGGGCCTGGGCTCCCGGGTGGATCATCGGCCCGGGGAGCTGTCCGGAGGTGAGGCGCAGCGCGTGGCCCTGGCGCGCGCCCTGGTGCTCAAGCCGGCGGTGCTGCTCGCCGACGAGCCCACGGGCAACCTGGATCCCGCCACGGGCGAGGGCATCCACCAGCTCCTGCGCGAGGTGAACCGGGAGCTGGGCATCACCGCCGTGGTGGTGACCCACAACGAGACCCTGGCGCGCTCCATGCCCCGGCGTCTGCGGCTGATGGCCGGCCAGGTAACCGAGGCATGAGGCCTTGCGGAAACCCCCCTCCGGCTCTTTCTCGTTGAGACCCGCTGATTTCCTCCCATAGATTGCCCCGCCCTTTACCGGCCGATCGCTCTTGAGGCTCCCCGTTCTTCCGCTCAGGTTCCTTGTTCCTCTCCTCGTCGCCGCATGGACGGTGATGCCCGGTCGCGTGCTCGCGCAGACGAACACGGATGCGCCTCCCGCGACCTCCGCCCCCCGAAGCGCCGATGCGCCGCTCGATCCCGATCGGCAGGTGCGCGAGGACGAGGTCACCGACATCCGCGTCGAGGGCAACCGCCGCGTCGAGGCCGAGGCCATCCGCCGTACCCTGCGCACCCAGGTGGGCACGGATCTCGACACGTCCCGCAGCGCCGAGGATCTCCGGGCCGTCTGGGCGCTCGGCTACTTCAGTGACGTGCAGTTGCTCGTGCAGCGCCTGCCCGCCGGCGGCGTCATCTACGTGGTGCGCGTGCAGGAGCGCCCGTCCATCCGCTCGGTGAAGCTCGCCGGCAACGAGGAGATCAGCCAGGACGACCTCAAGGAGTCCATCGAGGTCAAGCCCCTCACCATCCTGGACATGGACACGGTGCGCAGCACCCAGAAGAAGATCCAGGAGAAGTACATCGAGAAGGGCTACTTCCTGGCCGAGGTGTCCCACAAGATCGAGCCCGTGGCGGGTGGCCAGGTCGACGTGGTCTTCACCGTCGACGAGAACTCGAAGGTGCTGGTGAAGGACATCGTCATCCTGGGCGCGGAGAAGATCCCCGTCTCCCGGCTCAAGGACGTGATGCTCACCAAGCAGGGCGGCTACCTGTCGTTCCTCACGAGCGAGGGCACCTACCGCGAGGAGGTCTTCCAGCGCGACCTGCAGGTCATCCAGGCCACCTACTACGACGAGGGCTTCATCAACGTCCGGGTGGACAAGCCCAACGTGTCGCTGTCGGCCGACAAGCGCGACATCTACATCACCCTCCGGGTGACCGAGGGCGAGCGCTACGACATCGGGAAGATCGACTTCTCCGGCGACCTGGTGGTGCCCAAGGAGGAGCTGGCGCGCCTGATGAGCACCAACTCCGGCGAGCACTTCAGCCGCTCGAAGCTCGGCACGGACATCCAGGCCATCACGGACGTCTACTACGACCGGGGCTACGCCTACGCCAACATCAACCCCGTCACCAACATCAACGCCGACCAGCGCACGGTGGACCTGACCTTCGACGTGCAGCAGGGTCCCCAGGTCACCATCGAGCGCATCGAGGTGATGGGCAACACCAAGACGCGCGACAAGGTCATCCGCCGCGAGCTGCGCGTCTACGAGGGCGAGCTGTACAGCGGCACCGGCGTGCGCCGCAGCAAGGAGCGCGTGACGGCGCTCGGCTTCTTCGAGACGGTGGAGGTCAACCAGAAGCCCGGCTCGCGCAGGGACTCCATCGTCCTGACGGTGGAGGTGAAGGAGAAGGCGACCGGCACCTTCCAGGTGGGTCTGGGCTTCTCCAACGTGGAGGACTTCATCTTCACGGCCCAGGTGTCGCAGAACAACTTCCTCGGCTGGGGCCAGAGCGTGTCCGCCTCGGCGCAGATCTCCAGCCTGCGCTCGCTCGTGCAGCTGTCGTTCTTCGACCCGTACTTCCTGGACACCAACTACATCTTCTCCGCGGACTTCTTCCGGGTGGAGTCCAACTACGTCGACTTCGACCGCCGCTCCACGGGTGGCAACATCGGCCTGGGCTACCAGGTGCTCGAGGACCTGCTCGTCAACGTGGGCTACTCGCAGGAGCACGTGAGTGTCTCCGCCCTGTCGAGCATCGGCGGCGTGCTGCTGGCCAACCGCTTCCTCAGTGGCGTGACGAGCTCGGCGCGCCTGTCCGTCACCTACGACAAGCGCAACAACCGCCTCTTCCCCTCCCAGGGCTTCATCCACTACGGCTCGGTGGAGTACGCGCCGAGCTTCCTCGGCGGCTCGTTCCTCTTCGCGCGCTACAGCGCCTACTCGCGCCTGTACTTCCCGCTGCCCCTGGGCGCCGTTTTCAAGACCAACGCCACCGTGGGCTACATCCAGTCGCTGGACAACCAGCGGCCCCTGCCCATCTCCGAGCTCTACTACCTGGGCGGTATCAACTCGATGCGCGGCTACGCGCTGCGCACCATCAGCCCCTCGCTGCTCGCGCCCAACTCCGCCTCGCCCGACGCCACCATCCAGTCCATCAACGTGGGTGGCAACAAGCAGTTCATCCTCAACGTGGAACTGGAGTTCCCCATCTTCGAGAAGGCCGGCATCCGGGGCGTGGTCTTCTACGACGCGGGCAACGCCTACGCCTCCAACGAGCGGTTCTTCGAGGATAAGCAGGACAAGCTGCCCCTGGGCCTCTTCCACTCGGTGGGATTCGGCTTCCGGTGGTTCTCGCCGGTTGGTCCCTTGCGCTTCGAGTGGGGAATCCCGCTCACCAAGCGTCCGGATGATCAGCCCATCCTCTTCGAGTTTACGATCGGCAATTTCTTCTGATAGGTCGTCCGTCCGCCCTGTTCCCGGTCTTCCGGGACCGTTGAACAGGGGAACCGGGGGGACGTCGAACCTTCCAAACTTCCCCCGAGGAGCTGTCGCACATGTCGCTTCGAAGCAAACTGTCCGTCCTGGCCATTGCCGTGTCGCTCGCGGTCCCCACGCTGGCCGCCGCCGAAACCAAGATGGGCTATGTGGATTACCAGCGCGTCATGCTCGAGGTGGATGACGGCAAGGC
Above is a window of Cystobacter fuscus DNA encoding:
- the ybeY gene encoding rRNA maturation RNase YbeY; this encodes MARRVRWVRAPDARGGRRANVKLRKGKVIPRDDGKRIEEFVGAATTGTDSVSVARMLAPPGWSEPAQKPEFDEVVIVLKGELTLVVDGRRQLIEQGEMGLVPRGRRVVYRNDGQGACDYYSVCAPAFRVELANIEQAEEEPQENRVTVQVAHPQGKRFSKQVTELAETFLEKLELSGCELSISLVGDHAIRRLNRTWRKKDKATDVLSFPAGEAPKGTPGPRQLGDVVISLDTAKLQAREYERTLEQEVARYLAHGLLHLLGHDHERPKDAQKMARAEERLLGASGMVGDAVAPRARKLMT
- a CDS encoding DUF4105 domain-containing protein, with amino-acid sequence MSRLASSMLCLLGLLLTALPASAQELPPWGTGESRGEDLSVYLVTFGPGDDVPSWFGHGSLVVEDQKLRQSRLYNYGMFSFDERMLLRYAMGRLEFWVDDANPAAVFRFYRSINRDVRLQELNLAPAQKVELGRLLAENVLPQNRNYLYHHYNDNCVTRLRDALDKVLGGQLHAAASGPGRMTLRDHTRRYTAVGPPMSLLLDFLMNDEIDKPTTRWQEAFLPDELERQVAELQVLGEDGQRHPLVARSFTLYAAQGRPATPAQPPNYAPVLLLLGLVLGGLAVGLALWERRTGGRAPRVLLGLQNVLVGLVVGIPGLALFIMWLGTDHTVTYRNENLFLANPLTVLALPLGFQWMRGSPRARERMWRLWVVLAALGVLGLVLKALPLFDQDNWRLIALLLPVSVGMAGAMTLGRSVVAVRQASPPLAPTLKASGN
- the prfB gene encoding peptide chain release factor 2 (programmed frameshift) is translated as MANDSMEKIGGLRERLMALRGHLDLDRKRSRIALIERESTLPTFWDDNTKAQAMLKEKSTLEASVGSFEKALRGLDDAQTLLELAAEMNDPASAQEAEDSLGAVEADIAKLELARMLSGEQDRSYCFMDINAGAGGTDSMDWAAMLMRMYTRYCEQRGWKVEINDSQEGEEAGFKNVSLRIEGEYAYGYLKAEVGVHRLVRISPFDANARRQTAFASVDVYPEVDDSIQIDIPEKDIELKFIRGGGAGGQKVNKTSSTAQLRHLPTGIIITCQTERSQSANKDMAFKILRGRLYELEMKKREAERDAAEAQKKDISFGSQIRSYVLAPYRMVKDLRTGVETGNVDAVLDGELESFVTAQLMGVKNPNRAASE
- a CDS encoding sigma-70 family RNA polymerase sigma factor, which translates into the protein MSASEVLGSQDVETPERLLLARLRRGEPEAFEALVRENQDRLYDFCVRMLADPEEAYDVVQEVFVSAHQHLARFREDSKLSTWLFRIGKNHCLNRLKYLKRRGRGRSDEYGEQSEGALARALGSPPGPDEALEAAREQARVQWAISQLEPDARMLVALRDIEGLSYEEIVDITELALGTVKSRLHRAREKLADVLGRLEE
- a CDS encoding anti-sigma factor family protein codes for the protein MPAQLSHRETRALFIAFADEELPADTAREVRSHLDTCGECQQGWQAYSSTVLRVRQVPRHKAPPALASQVLARVKRQRRSGLRGLQLAHAHYRLPVEVLIPVLLAAAVAAYLLVSSS
- the lysS gene encoding lysine--tRNA ligase, translated to MSDTPENKTAEVDLGSKEQEIYAQRLDKARKWKDSGFNPYGNGYRPQHLAADILARHDKQSTEELEQAGPVAYDVAGRIVAVRSFGKAAFVKLRDRSGEIQAHLKKDALGDAYELFKLCDLGDFVAVQGTLFRSKTGELTLSATKFLPLTKSLRPLPEKWHGLSDVETRYRQRYLDLVSNPEVKQTFLKRNKLIRYIREFLDGRDFIEVETPMMHPLVSGAAARPFTTHHNALDIDLYMRIAPELYLKRLVVGGIERVYEINRNFRNEGISTRHNPEFTMLEFYQAYATFEDLMDLTEEMLSGAAKAVTGDTKVTYQGHVLDFGKGWKRIPMTEAIREAVPSLSDKDMADPDRLRHELLSKAQGEADRRAIQTMHHGELVGALFEHHVETTLVHPTFITQYPTAVSPLARRNDQNPDFTDRFELFVAGREIGNAFSELNDPIDQKERFLSQLEAKQRGQQETMDYDEDYIRALEHGMPPTAGEGIGIDRVAMLFTDAPSIRDVILFPLLKPLAK
- a CDS encoding ABC transporter permease; translated protein: MNAERQTVYRWSLIWSGVLVALVGVVLLGVAIGRVDAWARVASVLGLSALGWGGLVQTINAVGLVAVQSAVPSSVGLVGTEYLVIGSAAWIVGWVLIASGIRRAPESTEGPSPAAGAVLYPRLAQYRDFYWSTLGAYGGGMLLAELVLILLQTFLSSGGGASGGGQGGLAPPIAFAVSLIVASLVAFACGFVGAARARRLAMPEATIGVIYLGLPVPIGLTLMEQLPDLQVTLGYRLREVTYVADMLGRPVVGYWLVFSLLVLMLVLGINTGFIAAGSGRMDLRLGFELFVARRHVGVFRPTLVFGTLAVLLFGIVPPLIIYGIIRAVEAAVERTRIRELGLKDPLAAASALNRLKLREQSPTMMMTALSVGGVGVGVMALIIVLSVMSGFEEDLQNKILGAHSHVVVSKYAGHLSEYKRLMEQIAKVPGVAGQTPSIDNPVMVLAEDEVQGIVLKGIDPETVGSVLDLRRNMLPGGELDNLETPEKIVPRRSLGLGSKPSAQDEEDEEIDPIIGKTTRSSEQKVLPGIILGRELATILRVVVGDRVNVISPQGAELGPAGLIPKSRAFRVAGIFYSGMYEYDAKFAYILLAEAQKLFNTTGPTGIELKVMDVDDARRIATQVSRELGGYPYRARDWGEIHRNIFSALRLEKLVMGIILSIIIIVAAGLIVATVIMLVLEKRKEISVLKALGVSDGGIVKIFLAEGLQIGVAGGLLGLFSGLAWCYFILKVGIKLDPSVYYIPNLPVKIEPVQTALAVVIAVLVTYLASIYPALKASSVEPVEGLKAE
- a CDS encoding ABC transporter ATP-binding protein, with translation MALLSIRDVFKSYFLHGKRIDVLRGVSLDIDKGEMVSLIGASGAGKSTFLHVLGTLDMPAAGELLFEGRSVFAMNDAEIADFRNRTIGFVFQSHYLLPEFTALENVAMPALIQRRERAPTYAYARELLERVGLGSRVDHRPGELSGGEAQRVALARALVLKPAVLLADEPTGNLDPATGEGIHQLLREVNRELGITAVVVTHNETLARSMPRRLRLMAGQVTEA